ACGCAAATTAATCCCTTGCAGGTCGAACCCGATGAGATTGGCGTGGCTGAGGTCTGGCGTGATGTCGGGAGCGTGCGATCGCCACTGGTTCCAGCGATCGCCCCCCATCCGCAGCAGCGCTATATGCTCGGCGTTTGCCATAGCCTGCTCCCGTGCCCTACTCCTTGCGTCCTGCGTCAGGGAACGGACGACCCGACGAGTTTTCGATGGCCTCGATTGCGGCACGCGACCCTGCAATAATGTCCCGTTCTTCGCCCCCCAGGTAGAGCCGCCCAAAGCTGCCCACAGAGGAAATTTGCAGAATGTTGATCAGCGCTGCCTTCTCAGCTTCGTTGGCGGCCAGCGAGGCATAGGCGGCTGGCTCGACCTCCAGCACGTATAGCGTTTGCCCCGACAGCAGCATTTGACCCCGGCGGTTGCGGTTGATGAGCTGGGCGTGGTGGGGGTCAATGTTGCGGATAATCTGACTGGAGATGATGCGCGGCTTATAGCAGTCCTGCGATCGCACGCCCAGTTCCGCCAGGATCGCCCGGCCCGCCGCCTGGGTTTCGCCCTGGCTGCTGGAATGCACCTCCAGCAAGCCATACAGCCGCTCGGTAAACAACACGCCCGGCCGCACCACGGCAGATTTGAGCGCAATGTCCATCAGGCGGTTGATTTCAATTCCCGGCGAAATCTCGATCCACAGAGAGGCATCACCCGGCAGCGGCAAAAAACCAACGGCGACGGTGCCCATGTAGGCGGCGTGCTGGGATTGTAAGCGGTCAATGTAAACGTAGCTGCGAAGCTCAATTCCCAAAGCTGGTTACGGGTGAAAAAAACGACAAGCCATTGCCCAGTGTATAGCTTTTCTGGGTACGGCTGGGAGTGAGCGCAAGATTTGCGTGAGATTTGTGTGGCGGATTTCTGAGCAGCGCGATCGACCCCAGAGAGCCAGCCAGATTCCTCGTGTGAAGAGAATGGGGGGCGCGGGGAAAGCTAGGATCGGTTTATACCGCCCGTTGCCGATTACAGTTAGAAAATGATGAGTCAGACCCTATTCACAGCCGTCTTCAGATTCAGGCATTTGGCTAAAGGCATTGTGGTAAACCGTGTTTTGGGGCGGCAAGTGCCCACCTGTTGCCATGAGTGTTGCCATGATTGAGGGATTGTCGCCCACGCCCGAAACGCCGCTGGCACTGATGCTGCAATTTGTGATTGCGGTGCTGGCAGGCATTAGCGGTCAGGTTGTAGCGGCGTTTTTTAATGTGCCCAGCATTGTATTTCTGCTGATTTTCGGCATTTTGCTGGGGGGCGACGGGCTGGACTGGCTGCATCCGCAGTCCCTCGGTCTTGGGCTAGAAGTCATCGTGGCGCTGTCGGTGGCGCTGATTTTGTTTGAGGGCGGGCTGAACCTGGAACTGCGGCAGCTCAGCACGGTATCGGGCAGCCTGCGGAACCTCGTCACCCTGGGTACGCTGATTACGCTGTTGGGTGGCGGCATGGCGGCCCACTGGCTGGGGGAATTTCCCTGGGCGATCGCCTTTCTCTACGCCGCGCTGGTGGTCGTCACCGGGCCGACGGTGATCAGCCCGCTGATGAAACAGGTCCAAGTCGATCGCCAGGTGTCCAGCTTGCTGGAAGGCGAGGGCGTGCTGATTGACCCAGTGGGTGCGATTCTGGCGGTGGTGGTGCTGGATGTGATTCTGAACGGCAACGCGGCTCCGCTGTCGGTGGCTAGCGGGCTGCTGCTGCGGCTGGGCATTGGCGGCGGCATTGGGGCGCTAGGCGGCTGGCTGCTGGGGCAGTTTCTCAAGCAGGCGAAGTTTTTGTCAGAAGGGCAGAAAAATCTGGTGGTGCTGGCAGGCGTGTGGGGTCTGTTTGGGCTGGCCCAGAGCATTCGCAGCGAGTCGGGGCTGATGACGGTGGTGCTGGCGGGGCTGGTGTTGCGGGCTTCGTCGATTCCCGATGAGCGGCTGCTGCGGCGATTCAAAGAGCAACTGACGATTTTGGCCGTGTCGATTTTGTTTGTGCTGCTGGCGGCGGATTTGTCGTTGGCAAGCCTGTTTGCGCTGGGCTGGGGCGCGGGGCTGACGGTGCTGGCGCTGATGTTTATCGTGCGGCCGCTGAATGTGGCGGTGTGTACGTGGAACAGCGGTCTGAACTGGCGACAGAAGCTTTTCATGTGTTGGGTCGCCCCCAGGGGCATTGTGTCGGCTTCGGTGGCCTCTCTGTTTGCGATTTTGCTAACCCAGCGGGGCATCAGCGGCGGTGAGGCGATCAAGGCGCTGGTGTTTCTGACGATTCTCTCGACGGTGTTTTTGCAGGGGCTGACGGCGCGGTGGGTGGCGGAGTGGCTGGACATTACCTCCAAGCAGGCGACGGGCGCGGTGATTGTCGGCTGCAACCCGCTGAGCCTGCTGATTGGGCGCATGTTTCAGGAGCGGGGCGAATCGGTGGTGCTGATCGACACTGACTTGGCGGCGTGCAAACTGGCGGAGCAGGAGGGTTTGCGGGCGATCGCCAGCAGTGCGCTAGATACGGACGTGCTGGAACAGGCGGGGCTGGGGCGGGTCGGCACGTTTCTGGCGCTAACCAGCAATGGCCAGGTGAATCAAGTTTTGGCGCAGCGGGCTGCGGAAGAGTTTCAGCCGCCTCGCGTGCTGGCCGTTGTGCCAGGAGATTTGAGCCAGGAGAGCGAACCTGTGGCGATCGCCACCAGCGCTGCCAGTTCCTCTACAACTTCCCCTACCTCGCCCAAGGTTCAGCCCGCCTTTGTGCCCAAAATGCCGCTGAAAACCTGGAACCGCTATTTAGACGATCGCGATGTGCGCCTAGGAGAAACCGTCCTTCAGGAGCCGATCCTGGTGGAGCAGCAAGTCCATTTGGCAACGCTGATTGCGGATGGCAAGCTGATGCCGCTGCTGGTGGAGCGCGATGGGCAACTTCAGGTTGCCTCGACTGAGGTCTTGCAGGAGGGCGATCGCCTCCTATACCTGTGGCACAATCCCAAATCCAAAATGCTGAAACGATTGGGCGGCAGCAACCCCAACGCCCGCCTGATGCCGGAGCGCATTGCCGAGGTGGAAACCCTGCCCCAGCCGTCGGTGGAAATCGAACAGCTTTTGTCGAAATCCATCGCTGCTGCGCCTGTCGCTGAGGATGTCGAGGGCGATCGCCCTGACCCTACGGTTTCCGACGAAATCCCCGGCGCAACTCTCGACGCAACTCCCGACGAAACCCCTGATGCAGTTCCTAGTGAACCCAAAAGCGAAACGCCTCGAGCTGCGGCCGATGCTCTGACTTCCGGCATCACGCCAGAGGATGTGTCAGAAGCGTCTGTCTCCTAACAGTCTGACTGCTAGCAATGTGGTGATTGCAGTGTGGTGACTCTTGACAATCTGACTCTTGGCAATCTGACTCCTAGCAGTCTGGCCGCTTGACCCAGATTGCCAGACCACCGCCGCGTCCCCGCGCTGCCAAAAAGTGGGGTGTAGCCTGAAAAAACGAAAAGAAGGGCAATTTTGCGATCGCCCGTGCCGCAAAAGCTTCCGCCGATTCTTCGCGCAGGCTGCGCTGCCACAGGGGGCGATCGCCCGCGCCAATCCCCATTTCGGTAAAGTCGAACGCCAGCAGATTCTTTTTGGGCTGAAAGCGGCAGGGACCAGTAAACCGAAGCCACAGCCCGCCCAGCGTCACCTGATTGGCAATCGTGCCTTGATTCGTCGCTGGGTCAGCCGATGCAAAGCTAATCTGCGCGGGCACAAACTTGGGCCAATAAAAACCCGGCCCCAGTCGAATCCCGCGTCGGCGGGCTTTGCGCGTGGCCGTGGTAAAACAAAGCCGCCATTGTCCCAATAAATGTTCAAACGCGAGGGGCGTTTTTTGGTGTCGTGCGGTCGTTTCTGCCGCTAGCATGGCTGCCACCAGCGCTTGCGCCGAGGGGCGATCGCCGCCATCCCAGAAAGTCGCTGCGGCCTGAAACAGCGTGGCGATCGCCTGATCTTCGGTCATTTCTGCTGTCATTTCTGGCATTGGAGAAGGAGTCGTTTCAGACGACGAATCAACGGTCACAAGCTGGCCCTCCCATAAAACTGTCCCAAGATTCCCCGGCTGGGTAGTCTTTGACTGCATAACTCATCTGATTGCGCCTGATGAAGTGGATATCATCACACACTCAGGCTCAGTATCATGCGTAAATCACTCACGACTTTTCTACTGATAGGGGTTCAGGCAATCAGCGTTTTGGGCTTAGCGACCACTGGAGTAGTATCCCTGCCCGAACCCGCCCACGCCCTCTGCGCTGCAAACCCGATGGATGGCGTTTGGCAGAACTTGAATCCCAACACTCGCTCCTTGGTCAGAGTTGAGTATCGTTCTGCTTGCCATGATGTCATTTCCTGCCCGGATGGCAACTGTCAGCCCCAGCCGACCCATGTTGGCAGAATTCGAGCCTATGGCGCTTGTCATCCGACTGCGTGTGATTGGGGCTGGACACCTGTTTATCAGCGACCCCAATGGGTGAGAGGGAGCTACGACCAGGGGTTTGCGGATAAGTGGATTTGGGCAAGGATGCAAAATGATCAGCTCATTGTGGTCACTCGCACCCATTTCAAAGACAATAGTGGTCGTGCAAATTATGAAACCTGGGACTATTTTCAAAAAGTGAGCCGCTGAGAACCTTTCCTCACTGGGTGCTTACAGGACGCTGCTTGAGAACCGAGGGGCGATCGCCCGTCTGCATCAGATCGTCCGGCACACTCGGCTCATTCTCCAAGGTCTCTAAATCCAACTCCAAATCGTCAGAATTTTCCAGATAGTGGTTTAGCAGCCGCTTTTCATAGCGACGGTTGCGGCGACGACCTTTGGCGGGGGTGGCCCGCTTGTGCGATCGCTTGTCTACCACCAGATGCTCTAGATCGGAAGCGTCTTCCCAATGCTGCAAGTCGTTCGGCGAAGTGCGTCTGGGCATATTTAGAAATCGGGGAGCGAGAACGGCTCTCCGCAGTCAGGACATCACTCAAGCTTGGCTTTGTTAACTTATATTAAGCTCGGCCTGAGGGTTTTGCTACGGTTCAGGATGAAACTTTGTTAGAACTTACGCAGTTGGACGATCTCCTGACCGCTAGAAATGACCCATTTGCCCAACCGCATCCCCGTCTCGGTGCTAGTTCCTGCCAAAGACGAGGAGCTAAATTTGCCTGCCTGTTTGGAAAGCCTTGCGCCTGCTGATGAGATTTTCGTGGTGGATTCGCAAAGTGGCGATCGCACCGCCGAAATTGCCGCAGACTATGGCGCAAAGGTCGTACAGTTCCACTTCAGCGGGCGCTGGCCCAAAAAGAAAAACTGGGCCCTCGACCATCTCCCCTTTCGCAACGAGTGGGTGCTAATTGTCGATTGCGACGAGCGCATCCCCCCTGCCCTCTGGGACGAAATCGCCCAAGCCATCCAAAATCTAGCCTTGAACGGCTACTACCTGAACCGTCGCGTCTACTTTCTGGGCAGATGGATTCGCCACGGCGGTAAGTATCCCGACTGGAACCTGCGCCTGTTTCGCCATGCCAAAGGACGCTACGAAAATCTGCACACCGACGCTGCCCCCAACACAGGCGACAACGAAGTGCATGAACACGTCGTCCTGGAAGGAACCGCAGGCTACCTCACCACCGATATGCTCCACATAGACTATCGGGATCTCTACCACTGGCTAGAGCGCCACAACCGCTACTCCAATTGGGAAGCCCGTGTCTACTACAATCTACTCAATGGCATGGATGAAGCCGGAACAATGGGCGATCGCACTACCCACTGGTGGAGTAACGCCATCCAGCGCAAACGCTTCCTTAAACGCCTGTGGGTGCGCCTGCCCTGCCGCCCGCTGCTCCGCTTTGTCCTGTTCTACATCCTCCGCTTTGGCTTTCTCGACGGCCACGCCGGATATACCTACGCCCGCCTGCTCAGTCAGTACGAATACCAAATCAGCGTCAAGCTCTACGAACTGCAAAAGCTCAACGGTCGCCTGAATCCAGTGAAAAAGAATTAGTCTTCAGCCTAGATGCCCGAATTGCCCCCCACAGATTTCCCACAGATTTCCCACTGATTTCACTTTACTAGCGTCTTTATTCCAAGATTCAACCGATGCTCAACAAACTCAACGCCCTCCTGGGTCGCCGCCCCGAAGCCGTCAAAGCCAACGTCGAAATCTACACCTGGCAGACCTGCCCCTACTGTATCCGGGCCAAGATGCTGCTGCGCTGGAAAGGCGTGAACTTCACCGAATACAAAATCGACGGCGACGGGGCTGCCCGCGTGAGAATGGCTGAACGCGCCAACGGCCGCCGCACCGTCCCCCAAATTTTCATTAACAACCAGCACGTCGGCGGCTGCGACGACCTCTACGCGCTCGATCGAGCCGGAAAGCTAGACGCGCTGCTGAGTCAGGCAGGATGACCCGGTGAGAACTACTCAGAAGTGCCGCGAATCTCAAGGCGAATCTCAAGTGCCGCGAATCTCATCTAGCTTCGCCCGCACTGCCTGAATATCCTGCCACATCAGCCATTTGGGGCTGCCCTTTTCGCGAGAGGGGTTCCGCAGCAGATAGGCGGGGTGAAAGATGGGCATATAGAAGCGGCCGTCTTGCTCGATCCACTGGCCGCGCACCTTGGTAATGCCCTGCTTGATGCCCAGCAAGCCCTTTAGCGCAGTAGCCCCGGTCAGCAAGATAATCTTGGGATTGATCAGCCGAATTTGCTCCATCAGGTAGCCCTTGCAGGCATCGGCTTCGGCGGAAGTGGGGGTGCGGTTCTCTGGTGGGCGACACTTTACCACGTTGCAGATGAACACGTCCTCGTCAGTTAACTGCACCGATTCCAGAATTTTCGTAAGCAACTGACCCGACTTGCCGACAAACGGCAGCCCGGTTTCGTCTTCGGTTTGCCCTGGCCCCTCGCCGACAATCATCACGGGCGCAGCCAGTCCGCCACGCCCAATGACCGCATGGGTGCGATTTTGCCCCAGTTCGCAGCGCTGACACTGATCGCAGTGCGCCTTCATCTCCTCCATCGAGGCGTAGGTTCCCGGTGGAATGGGGATGCGGGCGCTAGTGGGAATTTGGGACGGGTCGAAGCTGGCAGATGCGGCGGGCGCGGCGACCTCCGCCAGACTGAATAAGTCGATTTGGTCTTCGCTCGCCATTGGATTCGGTCTAGGGCTTGGTGATCAGAGATTAAACCTATGGAAGCTTCATTGTAAAACGAATCGGCAACCCGAACCGGCCAACACAAACCAGCGCGATCGCCCACCCCTCTCTCTTCCTCCCTCTTCGTTTTTCCCTTTTCGTTCTTCGTTCTTCGTTCTTCGTTCTTCCCTCTTCCCTACACCTCCACCGGCTCCTTCACCCTAGTCCGATACGTCCCTGCGGCCTCTGCGGTCGCCACACCGCCCTCACCCGTAATCAGCCGTGCGCCGCGCTTGCGGGTGAAGTAGTTCCAGCCCCACTGGAGCATGACGATCAGCTTGTTGTCGAACTCGATCAGATAGTAAATGTGGGCAAACACCCAGGCAAACCAGGCCGGCGGGCCAGAAAACTTGACGAAGCCCAAGTCAACCACCGCGGCATTTTGCCCGATGATGGCCAGGCTACCTGGATCTTTGTAGATAAAGGGTTCTACGGACTGCCCCTGGATGCGTCGCTGGAGGGTCTTGGCGACGTATTCACCGGCCTGCACGGCGGCCGGAGCGACACCCGGAATGGGGCGATCGCCCTGGTGGGCATAGTGGGCCAGGTCGCCGATGACGAAGATGTTGGGATAGCCCGCGATGCTGAAATCAGGTTCCACCATGACGCGCCCGACGCGATCGCACGACGCCCCCGCCCGATCTGCCAGCACCTTGCCCATGCCAGAGGCTTTTACCCCCGCTGCCCAGAGGATGGTGCGAGCGGTCATGGTCTCAATCAGGGGATTATCCGGCGTGCCGCTTTTCATCGTTACCACGTCGCCGCTGTCGCTGGGTTCGATCTGCGTCACCAGGGTTTTGGTGCGGACGGTCACGCCCAGACGGGATAGTGATTCGGCCGCCTTTGCCGACAGGTCAGGGTCGTAGGGCGGCAGCACCCGATCCATCCCTTCAAGCAGCAGGATGGTGGCTTCTGAGGTGTCGATGTTGCGGAAGTCTTCTTTGAGCGTGCGGTAGGCGAGTTCGGCGATCGCCCCGGCTAGCTCAACTCCCGTCGGGCCGCCGCCCACAATGACGAAGGTGAGCCATGCCTTGCGCTTTTCGGGGTCGGTTTCTTTCTCTGCTGCTTCAAAGGCGACAAAAATCCGGCGGCGCATTTCTAGCGCATCTTCAATGGTTTTCAGCCCTGGAGCGGTGTCGCGCCACTGGTCGTTGCCAAAGTAGTGGTGGCTGACACCCGTCGCCACAACCAGCGTGTCGTAGGGAATCTCCTGCTCTCGCAGCTTTAGCACTTGTGCCTGTGGATCAAGATCAACCGCCTCATCCATCAGGACGGTGATGTTTTTGTAGTCGCTGAGAATGCCGCGCAGGGGCGAAGAAATGTCGGCTGGCGACAGCGTGCCCGTTGCCACTTGATATAGCAAGGGCTGAAACAGGTGGAAGTTGCGCTTGTCTACTAGCGTCACCTTAATGTTTTTTGCGCGTCCCAACGTTTTGGCGGCGTATAGACCGCTAAATCCGCCGCCAATGATGACGACGTGGTGCGGCTCTGGTGTTGCGATCGCGTCCATAGGGGTTCTCAGGCGGTTCTGTAGATGAGGACGTAGATGAGGACATTGTTCAAGATATTAAGCGCCATGTTAGCCGCCCGAATCGGGGATGTCGTGTGTAACGTTGTACATTTACGGCATCTCTGCATAAATAAAAGCTTTAAAAGTTCGAGATTCGGGGTTCGAGATTCGGGGTTCGAGATTCGGGTGGTTGGAAAATCGCGTACCTCCACAAAACGATTCCTTACGCCTCAACCCTTGGGCCCGCCTTATGCAAAAGCGGCGGTGAGCCAAACGGCGAGCCAGTACACTAGCGGCGCGAGGAAGGGGGCTGGCAAGAAGGAGCCGACGCGCACGTTGCCAATTTCTAGCAGGTTCAGCCCGATGGATAGAATCATGAGTCCGCCTACGCCCGTTGCCAGCAGTACGGGCGGTGAACTGGCGGGATCGGGGAGGGCGCGGGCCAGGAGTCCGGCGGCTAGGGAGAGGCCGCCTTGATACAGCAAAATTGCCAGGGTCGAAAAGCCAACGCCGATGCCGTAGCTGCCTGTGAGGGCGATCGCTGCCAGTCCGTCCATCGTTGCCTTCAGCGTCAGCAGCCGCGCATCGCCCACCAGCCCGTTGTTTAGGCTGCCGATCATGGCCATCGGGCCAATGCAAAACAGCAGGCTGGCGGTGACAAAGCCATCGGTAAAGCGACCCCTGCCTTTGACCCGATATTTCAGCCAATCTCCGGCGATCGCCAGCCGTTCTTCAATCTGCCACCACTCGCCCAGCAGCCCGCCCGCCACCAGCGCCAGCAGTCCCAAAATCACGCCGTCTACGATGCCGCCCCTGACCTGGTTCAGGCTGCCTGCCATGCTGATGCCGATAAACAGCGTCGTCAGCCCTAGCCCTTGCTTGATCACTCGCTGCATCCGCTCTGGCAAGTGCCCGGTGAGCAGCAGCCCCAGGGCAGTACCCAGTAGAACCGTGGCAACGTTGATCCAGGTGCCGCTGGTTTTTGCCCAAAAATCTAGCATGGGGTACGAGGTGACGGGGTGATAGGGCGAACTGCGAAGCAGGAGAAAATCTTCCAAAATCACCTTATCTCATCCGCTCCCCACTTCATTATTCTGCGGTCTAGACGGAACCTGCCGCCCCCGGCTTCCGTCGTGGCTGCTCAGGGAATTTTGTGGGATGATCCCAAACAAGGTCTTTTGTCGTGTTCCTCCAGCCTTCATGCATACCGCCGACTGTCCAGAGGGCTGCCAAGCGCCCCACCGATCTGGTTTGCCAACGCCCCATTCCTACACGGTGGATGCCCAGAAAAAAGCAAAACTGCTGTGGATTGCGCTGGGGCTGATTGGCGGGTTCTCGCTGGTGGAACTGGCGGTCAGCCTGTCGAGCCACAGTCTGGCGCTGCTGGCGGAGGCGGGGCATATGCTGTCGGATGTGGCGGCGCTGGCGCTGGCGCTGTTGGCAACCTGGATTGCGGGCTGGCCGCCGTCGGCGCAGGCTCCCTTTGGCTATCGGCGGGTGGAAATTCTGGCGGCGCTGGCAAACGGGCTGGGGCTGGTGGCGATCGCCCTCTGGATTGCCTGGGAAGCAGTCGAGCGGTTGCAACACCCCGATGCCGAAATTTTGGGCCTGCCCATGCTGATTACGGCGGCCGTGGGGCTGGGGGTGAACCTGCTAAATGCGTCTCTGCTGCACGACCATAGCCACCACGACCTGAACCTGAAGGGCGCATTTTTGCACATAGTGTCCGACGCGATTGGGTCGCTGGGTGTGATTTTGGCGGCGATCGCCGTCTGGCTCTTTGGCTGGACGTGGGCCGACGGAGCTATTAGCCTGGTCGTTGCTGCGCTCATCCTGGCCGGAGCCGTGCCGCTCATCCGCCAAAGCTTGAACATTTTGCTGGAACAAGCGCCCGCCTACCTTGACCCTGCCGCTGTCCAAGCGCATCTGCTGCAAACCGAAGGCGTGCAGGCGGTGGAAACGCTGCGCCTGTGGGCGATCGCCCCAGGCCAAGTCGCCCTCACTGCTCATCTGACGGTGAACCCGCAGGATGGCCCAGAGCGCGATCGCCTCCTGCAAACCCTGCAAGCCTCCCTGCAAGCCACTTTCGGACTCACCGACACCACGCTCCAGCTTGCTGCCCCGCCTGCAACACCCCTAGTGAATCTGTCGATGCCGCCTAGCCTGGAACTGGTGGTCAAGGAGTGATGGCGTAATGGAGTGATGGAATCATAGAGTGACGGAGGGATGCAGTAAACTACTCATCACGTCCTCTCCCGCGCTCCCGTAGTCCTGCATGAAGATCGCCACCTGGAATGTCAACTCCATCCGCACCCGTCTAGAACAGGTCGCCAACTGGCTGACGGAGAATCCGGTGGATGTGCTGTGCGCTCAGGAAACGAAGGTGGTGGATGCTGACTTTCCGATGGCTGCGTTTACCGATCTGGGGTATACCTGCTACGTCTCTGGGCAAAAGTCCTACAACGGTGTGGCGCTGATCAGCAAAACGCCGCTGGAGTCGGTCAGTTGTGGGTTCGAGCCTGTGCTAGGAGGGGCGATCGCCACACCGTTTGACGACCAAAAGCGAGTCATTACGGGCGTGCTCGACGGCATTCGCATCGTCAACCTCTACGTGCCCAACGGCTCCAGCGTCGGCAGCGACAAATACACCTACAAGCTCAATTGGCTGGCGGTGCTGCGCGAGTATTTGGCAAAGTTGCTGGAGGAAAATCCCAAACTCTTAGTCTGCGGCGATTTCAACGTGGCGCTGGAAGATCGAGATATCCACGATCCCACCGGGCGCGAAAAAGAAGTCATGGCCACCGATGCCGAACGGCAGGCGCTGCGGGCCATTCTCGACTTGGGGCTGGCGGATGCGTTTCGCAAGTTTAACCAGGAAGATGGACAGTTTAGCTGGTGGGACTACCGCGCTGCCGCCTTTCGCCGCAACCTGGGCTGGCGCATCGACCATCACTACCTCAGCCCGCCGCTCTATGCCGAGGCTAAAAGCTGCATCATTGACAAAGCGCCCCGCAAGCTGGAAAAGCCCAGCGACCACACGCCAGTAATCGTGGAGTTGTAAATTGCGTAAATTGCGTAAATTGCCTAAATCGCCTAAATCGCTAGTGAGGGTTCCCGCTTTTTGCGCTGCACATCACACCGTCAACAAAAACCAGGACTATTGTCCGACTGCGTAAGTCCAAAAAAAAGAGAGCAACTCCATTACCCTGTCAGCCCTGAGGGTAGATGGCTCGTTGCTCTCTAGGTTCAACGTGAGTTTGCTGAGCCAATAGCAGCACAGCGACTCACGGCAGCGATTCACGCTTGAGCAGGTCTTCAATAAACGACCTCTCGTATGCGCTGTTTACCAGCTAGACGGAATCTTGGTTCGCCGCAACCCAGGCGAGGGAAGCAGCCGTGAAGCTGCGCGGAACTCTCCCTCAGCCTAGGCTCACCTTGACGACGCGATTTTTTTCTTCCTCGGCCTTCGGCAAGGTCAGGTTCAAGATACCGTCCTTGTATTCAGCCGTAACCTTGTCGTTTTGGATGCGGCTCGGCAACGGAATCACCCGCTGGAACTTGCCATAGCGGAACTCCGTTCGGGTCATGCCTTTTTCTTCGGTTTTGCTTTCCGACTTGCGTTCGCCGCTGATGCTAACGGAGTCTGCCGAAACCTCAACATTGAGGTCTTTGGCATCCATGCCAGGGACTTCCAGCCTCAGGTGAATCGCTTCACCGGTTTCTTCCATCTCTGCCAGCGGCATGAAGCTGGTCAGCTTGTGGTTTTCTGTAGTCGCTGGCAGGAACTCATCAAACAGCCGATTCAT
The Thermoleptolyngbya sichuanensis A183 DNA segment above includes these coding regions:
- a CDS encoding Hsp20/alpha crystallin family protein; this encodes MALVRWEPFREIETLQRQMNRLFDEFLPATTENHKLTSFMPLAEMEETGEAIHLRLEVPGMDAKDLNVEVSADSVSISGERKSESKTEEKGMTRTEFRYGKFQRVIPLPSRIQNDKVTAEYKDGILNLTLPKAEEEKNRVVKVSLG